Genomic DNA from Niabella ginsenosidivorans:
CCAATGGAAATCTTTCTCAACACAGGAGGTGAGCGATCTTGTAAACCAGTTGTCGGCAGGGTTATTAAAAAAGGGAATTAAGGGCAGTAATGAATCTACCGAAGCAAGCGATAAGATCGCCATTATCAGCCAGAACCGGCCGGAATGGGTATTTACAGACCTGGCAGTTCAGCAGACCGGGGCCATCCTGGTTCCCATTTATCCCACAACCAACCCGCATGAGCTGGAATTTATACTGAATGAATCCCGGGCAAAATTCATTTTTGTAAATAATAAGGACCTTTTAGAAAAGGTGCGATCTGTTAAAAGCGATTTCCTGCAGGGCATTTATACTTTTGAGCCCATAGAGGGAACGCCTCATTATTCTGAATTGCTTACACCGCCGGATGCAGACCTGGCAAAAGAGCTCTCGGCAAGCAAGGCAGCCATCAGCCCCAAACATACAGCTACAATTATTTATACCTCCGGAACAACCGGAACGCCGAAGGGTGTTATGCTGAGCCATGAAAATATTGTAAGCAATGTGCTCTTTTCAAAAGCAAGCTTTCCGTTTCCGGATCAGCCCCAGGTAAAAGCGTTGAGCTTCTTACCGCTCAACCATATTTTCGAAAAGACCATTACCTATATTTACCTGTTCAGCGGTATTGGCATTTACTATGCAGAAAGCATGGACACTATTGCTGACAATTTAAAGGAGGTACAACCAAATGGTTTTGCCACTGTGCCCCGTTTGCTGGAGAAAGTATATGAAAAGATCATGATCAAGGGCAAGGAATTAACGGGCATAAAGAAAGCATTGTTTTACTGGAGCGTGAACCTGGGCGCACAATATGATAACCGGGTTAACAAAGGATGGCTATACAATAAAAAACTAAGCATTGCACGCAAACTCGTATTCAGCAAATGGCGCGAGGCATTGGGTGGGAATGTTCAATTTATTATAGCCGGGGGCGCCGCGGCGCCTGAAAAACTGCTGCGCATTTTCAATGCGGCAGGTATTCCTGTTTTTGAAGGTTACGGGCCTACTGAGCACAGCCCGGTAATTTGCGTAAACCGGAAAACTGATAATTACATAGGCACAGTGGGACCGGCTATTGAAGGGATCGAGGTCCGGATTGCGGAAGACGGGGAAATACTGGTAAAAAGCCCCTGTGTGATGCAGGGTTATTATAAACAACCCGGGCTTACGGCTGAGGTAATACACGATGGATGGCTGAGCACTGGCGATATTGGTGAATGGGTGGAAAACCGGTATCTGAAGATCACCGACCGGAAAAAGGAATTATTCAAGACCAGCGGTGGAAAATATGTAGCCCCGCAACCTATTGAAAATAAAATGAAGGAAAGCAAATTTATTGAGCAGATCATGGTGGTAGGCAACGATAAAAAATTTGTAAGCGCATTAATTGTGCCCTCCTTCCTGGCTGTTAAAGACTGGATGCGGGAACAGAAACTGGCTATTGGTACGAACGAAGAAATTGTACAGAATGAAAAAGTGCATGACCTGTTCCGGTCTGTAATTGATTATCATAACGCCAATTTTAACCATGTAGAGCAAATAAAAAAATTCCATTTGCTTCCCCATGAATGGAGCGTGGAAACCGGGGAAATGACACCCAAGCTCAGTCTGAAAAGAAAAGTGATCCTGGAAAAGTTCAGGAAGGAAATTGATGAGCTTTATGGTTAGAGCAACCATAAAGCTTACGCTTGAAGGGATCACATTTGCACATGTAATTTTATGACATAAGAAGTATATCGCACCTGATACCTCAGTTGTGTTAATGGGACCTGTCATAAAAAGCATCTGACTACGAAACTGATCCTGCCAAGAATAGCAGCAGCACCTGTTACCCAATTACCTAAAACAGATTCTTCAATTAAACAGGTACTGTTTAAACCGGCACTTGTGACTACAAGACCCCTTAAAATGTGGTGACCTATATTTAGCGGTAAGTATGTATATCTGTATAGTTAGCGCTAAATATAAATATGTAACCATGAAAGAGCTTGCAGGCAGAAAGGAAGAGCAGCAACTGTTAAACGAGTTGTTGCACAGCGAAAGACCGGAATTTGTTGCTGTATTCGGCCGGCGCAGGGTAGGCAAAACGTTCCTGATCCGGCAGGTATTCAATAAACAATTAGTGTTTCATATTACAGGCATCGCCAATGTAAATACGTCCCGGCAATTATCCAATTTCTTCACCGTATTCAGAGAGGTGGCGCCAACAATGATCAAAGAGGTTCCGGTTAACTGGTTTAAGGCGTTTGAATTGCTGCGCAGCTACCTCATTAAGCTATCCGCGTCTAAAAAAAAGTAGTATTCTTTGATGAGCTGCCCTGGCTTGATACACCCCGGTCTAAATTTCTGATGGCTTTGGAACATTTCTGGAACTCATGGGCTTCCACACGTTCAGACATGATCCTTGTGGTATGCGGGTCTGCTGCGTCATGGATGATCAACAAACTCATCAATAACCGGGGCGGACTATACAACCGGGTTACCCAACGTATACGGCTGATGCCGTTCACCCTGCATGAAACGGAAGATTTCTTTCGCCTGAAGCACAATAGCATTGACCGCTACCAGATCCTGCAGCTTTATATGGCGTTAGGTGGTGTTCCTTTTTACCTGGATGAGATCAGGCCGGGCAAAAGTGCCTTTCAGGAAATTGACAGGGTTGCTTTTTCCAAAAACGGCCTGCTTACGGGTGAATACGAAAACCTCTACCGATCCCTTTTTAACACACCTGAGCGGCATATGGCCATTGTAGAGCTATTGGCAACGAAGGCCAGTGGCATGAGCCGCGAAGGCATTGTATCAAAAATAAAAATAAAAGATGGCGGTGTGCTAACCAATATACTCCGGGAGCTTGAAGAAAGCGGGTTCATTACCAAAACGCATCCGTTCGGCAAGAAAATCCGGGAAGGTCTCTATCGCCTCACCGACCAGTACACATTGTTTTATCTCAAATTTATCCGCAATCAGAAGTCTGCAGGAAAAGGTTCCTGGGCCAGTCGCATCGACAGCCCTCAGTGGCGGGCATGGAGCGGATATGCTTTTGAAAACATTAGCCTTCAGCACATCGAACCCATAAAAAAGCATTGGGGATCAGCGGGGTCTATTCTGAAGTTTCTTCCTGGTTAGCAAAAGACAGGAACGCCCAGATGGACCTGCTTATTGACCGGCGTGACCATATTATAAATTTATGCGAGGCAAAGTTTACCAAACAACCTTTCTCTATTACAAAGGCTTACAAAACTGAACTGCAGCGGAAGCAATTCATTTTTACAGCGGAAACCCAAACCCGTAAAACGGTGCTCCCTATTCTTGTATCAACTTATAAATTGCATCAGAATGAACATTCCCTGGGATATATTCACCAAAATGTAACCATGGACGATTTATTTGAAGACACATAATTCAGGAAAGGGACTCTATTGGAATTCACCAGGAATGTTTATATAAGTTTTAAACCTGTAAAAATGCAGTGCAGGCTTTTCCCGGCCCTGAACCCCTGGGGAACTGCGTCGCTGCATTTTGTAAGGATCTCCTTACAAATCCGTAATCGGCTTATATTTTGGTACCAATGATTTCATAATACCCCAGGCCAACAGGTACGCCATCGCGCAAAACGTAAACAAAATAGTGTACCCTGTTTCAATATGCCCCTGCGCCTTATAGTAATCAAATAGCTGACCGGCTATTAAAGAGATGAAGACGCCCCCCATACCCCCGGCCATGCCGCCGATACCGGTAACCGATGCCACGCTTTTTTTAGGGAACATGTCAGAAACGGTAGTAAAAATATTCGCGCTCCAGGCCTGGTGCGCAGAAGCGCCGATCCCGATCAGCAGCACAGGCATCCAGTAGCTGATATGCCCCAAAGGCTGCGCCAGCAATACCAGTAAAGGAAACACGGCAATCAGTAACATGGCTTTCATACGACCATCATACGCATTATATCCTTTACGGATGAAATATACCGGGAACCAGCCGCCGCTAATACTTCCTACCATTGTCATGCTGTATAAAACAAAAAGCGGTAGCGCCAGTTCC
This window encodes:
- a CDS encoding ATP-binding protein — its product is MKELAGRKEEQQLLNELLHSERPEFVAVFGRRRVGKTFLIRQVFNKQLVFHITGIANVNTSRQLSNFFTVFREVAPTMIKEVPVNWFKAFELLRSYLIKLSASKKK
- a CDS encoding AMP-dependent synthetase/ligase, producing MMMNFPAFRLFDTIDYQLKNFPKANMLNAKVNGQWKSFSTQEVSDLVNQLSAGLLKKGIKGSNESTEASDKIAIISQNRPEWVFTDLAVQQTGAILVPIYPTTNPHELEFILNESRAKFIFVNNKDLLEKVRSVKSDFLQGIYTFEPIEGTPHYSELLTPPDADLAKELSASKAAISPKHTATIIYTSGTTGTPKGVMLSHENIVSNVLFSKASFPFPDQPQVKALSFLPLNHIFEKTITYIYLFSGIGIYYAESMDTIADNLKEVQPNGFATVPRLLEKVYEKIMIKGKELTGIKKALFYWSVNLGAQYDNRVNKGWLYNKKLSIARKLVFSKWREALGGNVQFIIAGGAAAPEKLLRIFNAAGIPVFEGYGPTEHSPVICVNRKTDNYIGTVGPAIEGIEVRIAEDGEILVKSPCVMQGYYKQPGLTAEVIHDGWLSTGDIGEWVENRYLKITDRKKELFKTSGGKYVAPQPIENKMKESKFIEQIMVVGNDKKFVSALIVPSFLAVKDWMREQKLAIGTNEEIVQNEKVHDLFRSVIDYHNANFNHVEQIKKFHLLPHEWSVETGEMTPKLSLKRKVILEKFRKEIDELYG
- a CDS encoding AAA family ATPase → MALEHFWNSWASTRSDMILVVCGSAASWMINKLINNRGGLYNRVTQRIRLMPFTLHETEDFFRLKHNSIDRYQILQLYMALGGVPFYLDEIRPGKSAFQEIDRVAFSKNGLLTGEYENLYRSLFNTPERHMAIVELLATKASGMSREGIVSKIKIKDGGVLTNILRELEESGFITKTHPFGKKIREGLYRLTDQYTLFYLKFIRNQKSAGKGSWASRIDSPQWRAWSGYAFENISLQHIEPIKKHWGSAGSILKFLPG